One window from the genome of Methyloradius palustris encodes:
- the hscA gene encoding Fe-S protein assembly chaperone HscA, translated as MALLQIAEPGMSTAPHQHRLAVGIDLGTTNSLVASIISGLNTVLEDESGRSLLPSVVHYQSNKQIDVGYDALAQQSQDPTNTISSVKRFMGRGLEDIADKAHMPYRFINTPGMVQIETREGIKSPVEISAEILKVLKERAEKSLGGELTGAVITVPAYFDDAQRQATKDAAQLAGINVLRLLNEPTAAAVAYGLNNAAEGTYVIYDLGGGTFDISILRLTKGIFEVLATNGDSALGGDDFDRAIFDWALQESKLSQLNAEDSRSLLTQARAAKEWLTDHDEAHIKLTLTNGETISLALSRSTFIAVTHPLVSKTLAPTRKALRDASLSIEDVTGIVMVGGATRMPHVREAVADYFKQQPLVNLDPDKVVALGAAIQANTLVGNRNEDDLLLLDVVPLSLGLETMGGLVEKIIPRNSTLPVARAQDFTTFKDGQTAMSIHVLQGERDLVTDCRSLAKFELRGIPPMAAGAARIRVTLQVDADGLLSVTAREQTTGVEANVVVKPSYGLSEEQITHMLQTSFGTAKQDKEARALREAQVDAQRLIEAITAALEQDGNLLDAQELAEINQPLEALKTLVQAQDADAIVKAIDILNEATQNFAARRMDASIKQAFAGQDLNSLQL; from the coding sequence CGTGCATTATCAGTCGAATAAACAAATAGATGTCGGTTATGACGCGCTTGCCCAACAAAGCCAAGACCCTACCAACACCATATCCTCAGTCAAGCGTTTCATGGGCCGTGGCCTTGAAGATATTGCCGACAAGGCACACATGCCGTACCGCTTTATCAATACGCCAGGTATGGTGCAAATTGAAACACGCGAAGGGATCAAAAGCCCAGTAGAAATCTCTGCTGAAATCCTCAAAGTATTAAAAGAGCGTGCTGAAAAATCTTTAGGTGGTGAACTCACGGGGGCCGTGATTACTGTCCCAGCCTATTTTGATGACGCACAGCGCCAAGCCACAAAAGACGCCGCACAACTAGCAGGTATCAATGTACTCCGTCTGCTTAACGAACCAACAGCAGCAGCGGTGGCCTACGGCCTGAATAACGCTGCTGAGGGCACTTATGTCATATATGACTTGGGTGGAGGCACGTTTGATATCTCTATATTGCGCCTGACCAAAGGGATATTTGAAGTATTAGCCACCAATGGCGATTCCGCTCTAGGCGGCGATGATTTTGACCGTGCGATTTTTGATTGGGCCTTGCAAGAAAGCAAGCTCAGCCAATTAAATGCGGAAGACAGTCGCTCACTACTTACCCAAGCACGCGCCGCCAAAGAATGGTTAACCGATCATGACGAAGCGCATATCAAGCTAACGCTTACTAATGGCGAAACGATTAGCCTAGCACTTAGTCGTAGCACTTTTATTGCGGTTACACATCCGTTGGTAAGTAAAACGCTGGCACCAACACGCAAGGCTTTGCGTGACGCAAGCCTCAGTATTGAAGATGTCACAGGTATTGTCATGGTGGGCGGCGCTACACGCATGCCGCATGTACGCGAAGCAGTTGCCGATTACTTTAAACAGCAACCACTGGTGAATCTCGACCCAGACAAAGTGGTGGCACTTGGCGCCGCTATTCAAGCAAATACGCTAGTCGGTAACCGTAATGAAGATGATTTACTGTTACTTGATGTTGTTCCCTTGTCATTAGGTCTGGAAACCATGGGTGGCTTGGTGGAAAAAATCATCCCGCGCAACTCCACCCTGCCAGTGGCGCGCGCGCAGGATTTCACTACATTCAAAGATGGCCAAACCGCCATGAGCATTCACGTGTTGCAGGGTGAACGTGATTTGGTGACCGATTGTCGCTCCCTCGCCAAGTTTGAATTACGTGGCATACCGCCGATGGCGGCTGGCGCAGCGCGCATTCGTGTGACCTTACAAGTTGATGCGGATGGCTTGCTCTCAGTCACCGCGCGTGAACAAACCACGGGGGTTGAAGCTAACGTTGTAGTTAAACCGTCTTATGGGTTAAGTGAAGAGCAGATCACGCACATGCTGCAAACCTCATTTGGCACAGCAAAACAGGACAAGGAAGCACGGGCGTTGCGCGAGGCACAAGTAGATGCGCAACGCTTGATTGAAGCCATTACTGCAGCCTTGGAACAAGATGGCAATTTGCTGGATGCGCAAGAACTTGCTGAAATTAACCAGCCGCTGGAAGCATTGAAAACACTGGTGCAAGCACAAGATGCTGATGCAATTGTAAAAGCCATTGATATACTTAACGAAGCCACTCAAAACTTTGCAGCACGCCGCATGGACGCATCAATCAAGCAGGCATTTGCTGGGCAAGACTTAAACAGCCTGCAGCTGTAA
- the fdx gene encoding ISC system 2Fe-2S type ferredoxin, giving the protein MPTITVLPHPELCPEGASFEAKTDRSICENLLEQHIDIDHACDRVCACTTCHIVVTQGYNSLNPAEENEEDLLDQAWGLKPTSRLSCQAKVEKEDVVIEIPRYSINMAKEGHR; this is encoded by the coding sequence ATGCCAACAATCACCGTACTGCCTCATCCTGAACTCTGCCCTGAAGGCGCCAGCTTTGAGGCGAAGACTGATCGCTCAATCTGCGAGAACCTGCTTGAACAGCATATTGATATTGACCACGCCTGTGACCGGGTTTGCGCGTGTACCACTTGCCATATCGTCGTCACACAAGGCTATAACTCACTGAACCCAGCAGAAGAAAATGAAGAAGACTTGCTGGACCAGGCATGGGGATTAAAACCAACTTCGCGCTTATCTTGCCAGGCCAAAGTAGAAAAAGAAGATGTCGTGATCGAGATACCGCGCTACTCAATCAACATGGCCAAGGAAGGCCATCGTTAA
- a CDS encoding bifunctional diguanylate cyclase/phosphodiesterase, producing the protein MYIAPPEKPGFLSFPYLLHVFSLAFIYWLAAHGNSLFASAEVLSSSTLINPTSWATFFNPATGIALAALLVFGFRIWPGVLIGAWAVQAGASHLTDTAQTQGIGLALLSTTGMALAQGLQTLFAYYLLQRFARFDQAFSRVRDLALLVTVTVFIVSPLHAAVSALLLSQSGVKDSFELYTQFSCVWMTDALSYLLFTPAVLAVYRFEPIRWNISKVIEAIILASLLALGCIWVMMGAIQMPEWLMLQPKVFLLFPLMVWAALSFNQRGVALVSVLVILAGLWGVAHHSGFFANDYAETRMVGFWIFTLVFSSLGYVLSGINAARVRADETLKEQRDIYDALMQAQADVNEGLMIVQDAKIVYINDALWRIGGFEPGDIPIGSSCFIVIHPSERNKLMDIHQKRMRGEDVPERYESIGLAKNGDSIPIEIAAASLRDGSNRIVVLVIDISERKKAMAALMQSQQDYRELIESVSAIVWRAKPGGAFTFVSQEAESILGYPIDEWTTNPNFWVQKIHPDDQDWVVDYCISESSLLNAHSFDYRMIAADGRVVWIHDMVKVIPDKHGIRPLELVGVMMDITSRKQAEAALRLSHQVFEHTAEGIVITDADFNVLEVNQAYENITGFSSEEMAGKKPIQLSSDLHEPHFYESIWQTIENTGQWVGEIWNRRKSGESYPEWLSVSKIVDTQGVIQNYVAVFTDITQRKLSEERLQFLANHDALTHLPNRALLQQRLEQALLRAQRNQSKIAVLFIDLDRFKVINDTLGHHAGDLLLQEAARRLQGCLRESDTVARQGGDEFVILLEDFADTQYLTSIARKIMSVLGQPFILLNQELHISASIGITVYPEDGTDMYSLLKNADVAMYRAKENGKNTFHFYAAENNSHSVELLALENSLRRALERNEFVVHYQAKVDLQTQQIIGAEALLRWQHPELGLLSPIHFISLAEETGLIIDIGAWVMQESCKQARRWQTVSADIIRVAVNLSARQFREDGLKDVIADALEDSGLSAGCLELEITESMIMQNAERASDVLQHFRDLGAHVLIDDFGTGYSSLSYLKQFPIDALKIDRSFVRDIPHDADDMAITSAVIAMAKSLNMRVVAEGVETASQLKFLASKGCDQMQGFIFSEPISSDDFYDLLKSVNVARRLNSKMIQDAQ; encoded by the coding sequence ATGTATATCGCCCCCCCTGAAAAGCCTGGCTTTTTATCATTTCCTTATCTTTTGCACGTATTCTCTCTGGCTTTTATCTATTGGCTTGCAGCGCACGGCAACAGTTTATTTGCGAGCGCTGAGGTATTAAGCAGTTCCACTTTAATTAATCCAACCAGTTGGGCTACTTTTTTTAATCCTGCCACAGGCATTGCTCTGGCGGCACTTCTGGTTTTTGGCTTTCGCATTTGGCCTGGCGTTTTGATTGGTGCTTGGGCAGTGCAAGCGGGTGCTTCCCATCTTACTGATACAGCTCAAACCCAGGGGATAGGGCTTGCGTTACTTTCTACTACAGGCATGGCTTTAGCTCAGGGCTTGCAAACATTATTCGCTTATTATTTATTGCAACGCTTCGCCAGGTTTGACCAAGCGTTTTCAAGGGTGCGTGATCTGGCACTGTTGGTCACTGTCACAGTGTTTATCGTATCTCCTTTGCATGCCGCTGTAAGTGCGCTTTTGTTGTCACAATCAGGCGTTAAAGATTCATTTGAGCTTTACACGCAATTTAGCTGTGTGTGGATGACAGATGCCCTCAGTTATCTCTTATTTACCCCTGCAGTATTAGCCGTTTATCGCTTTGAGCCTATACGCTGGAATATTTCCAAGGTCATTGAGGCCATCATACTGGCGAGTTTGCTGGCATTGGGATGCATATGGGTGATGATGGGCGCGATTCAAATGCCAGAATGGCTGATGTTACAACCTAAAGTATTTCTCTTATTTCCTCTGATGGTGTGGGCTGCACTGAGTTTTAATCAGCGCGGTGTGGCTTTGGTCAGTGTGCTGGTGATTTTGGCTGGCTTGTGGGGCGTTGCGCATCATTCTGGATTTTTTGCGAATGATTATGCAGAAACACGCATGGTGGGTTTCTGGATATTTACGCTGGTATTTTCAAGTTTGGGCTATGTGCTCTCTGGCATCAATGCTGCACGGGTTAGGGCAGATGAAACACTCAAGGAGCAGCGTGATATTTACGATGCATTGATGCAGGCGCAGGCCGATGTCAACGAGGGCTTGATGATCGTACAAGATGCCAAAATCGTCTACATCAACGATGCTTTGTGGCGTATCGGTGGGTTTGAGCCAGGTGATATTCCCATCGGCTCAAGCTGTTTTATTGTGATACATCCGTCAGAGCGCAATAAGCTCATGGACATACACCAGAAACGAATGCGTGGTGAAGATGTACCCGAGCGTTACGAATCAATAGGGCTTGCAAAAAATGGTGATTCAATCCCGATTGAAATCGCCGCTGCATCGTTGCGTGATGGTAGCAACAGAATTGTGGTGCTGGTGATTGATATTAGCGAGCGCAAAAAAGCCATGGCAGCCTTGATGCAAAGCCAGCAGGATTACCGTGAGCTGATAGAGTCAGTTAGCGCAATTGTCTGGCGCGCCAAGCCAGGCGGGGCGTTCACTTTTGTGAGCCAGGAAGCTGAATCCATACTCGGGTACCCGATTGACGAGTGGACGACCAACCCCAATTTTTGGGTGCAAAAAATACATCCAGACGACCAGGATTGGGTCGTTGATTATTGTATAAGTGAGTCATCCCTGCTGAATGCTCATTCTTTTGATTATCGAATGATTGCTGCGGATGGTCGTGTAGTCTGGATACACGATATGGTCAAAGTCATCCCTGATAAACACGGAATCAGGCCGCTAGAGTTAGTTGGGGTGATGATGGATATTACCTCTCGCAAGCAGGCTGAAGCAGCGCTGCGCCTCTCACATCAGGTATTTGAGCACACGGCAGAAGGCATTGTGATTACGGATGCCGACTTCAATGTGTTGGAAGTGAATCAGGCTTATGAAAACATTACAGGATTCAGCAGTGAAGAAATGGCTGGGAAAAAGCCAATACAGTTAAGTAGTGATCTACACGAGCCCCACTTTTACGAATCTATCTGGCAAACCATAGAAAATACAGGGCAATGGGTAGGTGAAATCTGGAATCGACGCAAGAGTGGCGAGAGTTATCCTGAGTGGTTATCGGTTAGCAAAATCGTTGATACCCAAGGCGTCATACAGAATTATGTGGCTGTTTTTACCGATATTACACAGCGCAAACTTTCAGAAGAGCGCTTGCAGTTTTTGGCAAATCACGATGCGTTAACGCACTTACCTAATCGCGCTTTATTGCAGCAGCGCCTGGAGCAGGCTTTACTTAGAGCTCAACGTAACCAGAGCAAGATTGCCGTACTGTTTATTGATCTTGACCGCTTCAAGGTCATTAACGATACCTTGGGTCACCACGCTGGTGATTTATTACTGCAAGAGGCGGCGCGGCGTTTACAAGGGTGTCTGCGCGAATCAGATACGGTCGCGCGGCAGGGCGGTGATGAATTTGTGATATTACTGGAAGATTTTGCAGATACCCAATACCTGACCTCAATCGCCCGCAAAATTATGAGCGTGCTTGGGCAGCCTTTTATTTTGCTTAATCAAGAGTTGCATATCAGCGCCAGTATTGGCATTACCGTCTATCCTGAAGATGGTACCGATATGTATTCATTGCTAAAAAACGCTGATGTGGCCATGTATCGCGCTAAAGAAAACGGAAAAAATACCTTCCATTTTTATGCGGCCGAGAATAACTCACACAGTGTAGAACTGTTAGCCCTGGAAAACTCGCTGAGGCGTGCATTGGAACGCAATGAATTCGTTGTGCATTATCAAGCCAAAGTTGATTTGCAAACGCAGCAAATCATAGGTGCTGAAGCGTTATTGCGCTGGCAGCATCCTGAGTTGGGATTGCTCTCGCCTATCCACTTTATTTCGCTGGCAGAAGAGACTGGTCTGATTATTGATATTGGGGCTTGGGTCATGCAGGAATCCTGCAAACAAGCGCGTAGATGGCAGACGGTGAGTGCCGATATTATTCGTGTTGCAGTCAACCTGTCAGCTCGGCAATTCCGTGAGGATGGCCTAAAAGATGTCATTGCGGATGCGCTGGAAGATAGTGGCTTAAGTGCGGGTTGCCTGGAGCTGGAGATTACAGAAAGTATGATTATGCAGAATGCAGAGCGTGCCAGTGATGTTCTACAGCATTTCCGTGATTTGGGTGCGCATGTGCTGATTGATGATTTTGGTACGGGTTATTCTTCGTTAAGTTACCTCAAGCAGTTCCCGATTGATGCTCTCAAGATTGACCGCTCATTTGTGCGGGATATTCCACACGATGCTGATGATATGGCGATTACCAGTGCAGTGATTGCGATGGCCAAGAGCTTGAATATGCGCGTGGTGGCGGAAGGGGTGGAAACTGCATCCCAGTTGAAATTTCTCGCTAGCAAGGGTTGTGACCAGATGCAGGGTTTTATTTTCAGTGAGCCGATATCATCTGATGATTTTTACGATCTGTTAAAGAGCGTGAATGTCGCAAGGCGGCTCAATAGCAAGATGATTCAAGACGCGCAATAG
- a CDS encoding putative porin — translation MKSMKLRGVFIAVTGALALSFSAGAMADSTFDLVDALVKKGVLTEEEALPLLKGRENDIAAADKKVKKAARVTISDAIDNATVYGDVRVREEYRKGGGFGTAGAGAGIFGEEERSRGRYKLTFGVETKADDFYTDLAFAMGPGGRSDNATFGNGGNGTNGANNKETLYVKRAMVGWKMTDWLAVEAGRIKNPLYTTSMVWDGDLTFEGAAEKVSYDYNKINFFGNFVQSQYVGDYKNFSNVGNPSLSTSGDRYTNNILAFQGGLKFPITDMVSAKAAITYTTYSNNKNNGNNSNQNIFVPSLTGASTGIVAANSGTNNLQTIEIPAEIEFKTAGDLSYKVFGDYVYNTAGSDRFNAAINSVGANTTTGKKLAAAGNDDTAWLLGAGITSAKDKKPSKGDWQAKFWWQDVGTYAVDQNAVDSDLMDSRVNMKGVVAKATYNLRSNVFVDVTGASATRKNSALATSGTASDIGLDLNKYQLLQLDLTYKF, via the coding sequence ATGAAGAGTATGAAACTACGCGGCGTATTCATTGCCGTAACAGGCGCGCTAGCATTGAGCTTTAGCGCGGGCGCAATGGCAGATTCAACATTTGACCTTGTTGATGCTTTAGTTAAAAAGGGCGTACTGACTGAAGAAGAGGCATTGCCTTTGCTAAAAGGTCGTGAAAACGATATTGCAGCAGCCGATAAGAAAGTGAAAAAAGCAGCACGTGTAACGATTAGTGACGCAATTGATAATGCAACAGTTTATGGTGATGTACGTGTGCGTGAAGAATATCGCAAGGGCGGTGGTTTTGGTACGGCTGGTGCGGGTGCTGGTATTTTTGGTGAGGAAGAGAGATCTAGAGGTCGTTATAAGCTGACTTTTGGTGTAGAGACCAAAGCAGACGATTTTTATACTGATTTGGCCTTTGCGATGGGTCCAGGTGGTCGCTCTGACAATGCTACGTTTGGTAATGGTGGTAATGGAACTAATGGCGCAAATAACAAAGAGACTTTGTACGTTAAGCGCGCTATGGTTGGTTGGAAGATGACTGACTGGCTAGCTGTTGAGGCGGGTCGTATCAAGAATCCGCTTTACACTACCAGTATGGTATGGGACGGTGATTTAACGTTTGAGGGTGCTGCTGAAAAAGTAAGCTACGATTACAACAAAATCAACTTCTTCGGTAATTTTGTGCAATCACAATACGTTGGTGACTACAAGAACTTTTCTAATGTGGGTAATCCATCATTGTCGACTTCTGGAGATCGATACACCAACAACATTTTGGCTTTCCAAGGTGGCTTGAAGTTTCCTATCACCGATATGGTTTCTGCTAAGGCTGCAATTACTTACACGACTTATAGCAACAATAAAAATAACGGTAACAATAGTAACCAAAATATCTTTGTGCCTTCTTTAACTGGCGCTAGTACGGGAATTGTAGCCGCTAACAGTGGCACTAACAATTTGCAGACTATTGAAATTCCTGCGGAAATTGAATTTAAGACTGCAGGTGACTTAAGTTATAAGGTTTTTGGCGACTATGTATATAACACTGCAGGCAGTGACCGCTTTAATGCAGCTATTAATTCTGTTGGTGCCAACACGACTACAGGAAAAAAACTTGCCGCTGCAGGAAATGATGACACCGCTTGGTTGTTGGGTGCAGGCATTACATCAGCTAAAGACAAAAAACCATCCAAGGGTGATTGGCAAGCAAAATTCTGGTGGCAAGATGTGGGTACTTATGCAGTTGACCAAAATGCGGTGGATTCAGACTTGATGGACTCACGCGTCAACATGAAGGGTGTTGTTGCCAAAGCCACCTATAACTTGCGTAGCAACGTATTTGTTGATGTTACAGGTGCTTCTGCTACACGTAAAAATAGTGCCTTAGCAACATCAGGTACGGCAAGTGATATTGGTCTTGATTTAAATAAATACCAATTGCTGCAATTGGATTTGACATACAAGTTCTAA
- the lysS gene encoding lysine--tRNA ligase, producing the protein MPVQDENHVIAERREKLKTIRANGVAFPNNFKPADHAANLHAAHGDKENEAFDATPVIVSLAGRMVLKRVMGKASFATVQDGSGRIQLFISKDNLAAAGQPGTIYEDFKHWDLGDIVAASGVLFKTKTGELSIKVSELRLLTKSLRPLPEKFHGLADQETKYRQRYVDLIVSEETRKTFITRSKIVSAIRGFMLQNEFLEVETPMLHPIPGGASAKPFKTHHNALDMEMTLRIAPELYLKRLVVGGFERVFEINRNFRNEGLSVRHNPEFTMMEFYAAYTDYQWLMDYTENCIRAAAIAACGSAVLQYQGRELDLSKPFQRLTIAGAIQKYAPQYTLEQLGDAAFLRAELKKFGVKAFDHVGLGALQLSLFEETAESQLWKPTYIIDYPVETSPLARASDANPEITERFELFVTGREIANGFSELNDAEDQSARFLAQVAAKEAGDDEAMYYDADFIRALEYGMPPTGGCGIGIDRLVMLLTDSPSIRDVILFPHMRAEN; encoded by the coding sequence ATGCCAGTACAAGATGAAAATCATGTGATTGCCGAGCGCCGTGAAAAACTTAAAACCATACGGGCTAATGGCGTTGCTTTCCCTAATAATTTCAAACCTGCAGACCATGCAGCCAATTTACATGCTGCACATGGCGATAAAGAGAATGAAGCATTTGATGCCACACCAGTGATTGTGAGCCTTGCTGGCCGCATGGTGCTGAAACGTGTAATGGGTAAAGCCAGTTTTGCTACCGTACAAGATGGTTCTGGCCGTATTCAATTGTTTATTTCCAAAGATAATCTTGCTGCAGCAGGCCAGCCAGGAACTATTTACGAAGATTTCAAGCATTGGGATTTAGGCGACATTGTTGCGGCATCAGGCGTGCTGTTCAAAACCAAGACGGGTGAGCTGTCTATCAAGGTTTCTGAACTGCGCTTGCTGACCAAATCACTGCGCCCACTCCCTGAGAAATTTCATGGCCTGGCTGATCAGGAAACCAAATATCGCCAGCGCTATGTTGATTTGATTGTGTCTGAAGAAACGCGCAAGACTTTCATCACGCGTAGCAAGATCGTTTCGGCTATTCGTGGCTTCATGTTACAGAATGAATTCCTTGAAGTAGAAACGCCAATGTTGCACCCAATTCCAGGTGGCGCATCGGCCAAGCCTTTCAAGACACATCACAATGCGCTGGATATGGAAATGACATTGCGCATTGCACCTGAGCTTTATCTCAAGCGATTGGTTGTTGGTGGTTTTGAGCGTGTGTTTGAGATCAACCGTAATTTCCGCAATGAAGGCTTGAGCGTTCGCCACAACCCCGAATTCACCATGATGGAGTTTTACGCAGCCTACACCGACTACCAGTGGTTGATGGATTACACAGAAAATTGTATTCGTGCCGCTGCGATTGCAGCATGTGGTTCAGCGGTGCTGCAATATCAAGGCCGTGAGCTGGATTTAAGCAAGCCTTTTCAACGCCTGACAATTGCTGGCGCAATTCAAAAATATGCGCCGCAATACACATTAGAGCAGCTTGGCGATGCTGCTTTCTTGCGTGCAGAACTTAAAAAGTTTGGTGTAAAAGCGTTTGATCATGTTGGCTTGGGCGCATTGCAATTAAGCCTATTTGAAGAAACCGCTGAAAGCCAATTGTGGAAGCCGACTTATATTATTGACTACCCAGTGGAAACTTCACCTTTGGCACGTGCATCAGATGCAAACCCTGAAATTACCGAGCGATTCGAACTGTTTGTTACAGGCCGTGAAATCGCAAACGGTTTTTCTGAATTGAACGATGCAGAAGATCAATCTGCCCGTTTCTTAGCGCAAGTAGCTGCAAAAGAGGCGGGTGATGATGAGGCTATGTATTACGATGCTGACTTTATTCGCGCGCTTGAATACGGCATGCCACCTACAGGCGGCTGTGGCATTGGTATAGACCGTTTGGTGATGTTGCTGACTGATAGTCCAAGTATCCGTGATGTGATCTTGTTTCCACATATGCGGGCTGAGAACTAG
- the prfB gene encoding peptide chain release factor 2 (programmed frameshift), producing MEPEHINLISNRLTDLVERNNALRGYLDFETKQQRLEEVSQLLEDPKVWNDNERSQKLGKEKRELEQVVKALTEVEIGLRDGRELFEMAREENDDDTLLGVQADSEALEKRVAEMEFRRMFSGQMDPNNCFIEFQSGSGGTEAQDWAGMLFRMYLRYCERKGFKVEVLEESEGDIAGIKGASIKITGDYAYGTLRTENGVHRLVRKSPFDSNAKRHTSFASVQIFPEVDDSIEIEINPADLRVDTYRASGAGGQHINKTDSAVRITHIPTNTVVQCQNDRSQHRNRAEAMNMLKAQLYALELRKRNEEKQALEDSKTDIGWGHQIRSYVLDQSRIKDLRTNVEIGNTQGVLDGDLDPFITESLKQGV from the exons ATGGAACCGGAACACATCAATCTTATTTCAAATCGTTTAACTGACCTTGTTGAGCGTAACAATGCACTTCGGGGGTATCTT GACTTTGAAACCAAGCAACAACGCCTGGAAGAAGTCAGTCAGTTATTAGAAGACCCCAAGGTATGGAATGACAATGAGCGCTCGCAAAAGCTAGGCAAAGAAAAACGCGAGCTAGAGCAAGTGGTTAAAGCGCTCACCGAAGTCGAGATTGGTTTACGTGATGGTCGCGAGCTCTTTGAAATGGCACGTGAAGAAAACGACGACGATACCTTACTTGGCGTTCAGGCCGACAGCGAAGCGTTGGAAAAGCGTGTGGCTGAAATGGAATTCCGCCGTATGTTCTCCGGCCAGATGGATCCCAACAATTGTTTCATCGAATTTCAATCTGGCAGTGGTGGTACAGAAGCCCAGGATTGGGCAGGTATGCTGTTTCGTATGTACCTACGCTATTGCGAGCGCAAAGGCTTTAAGGTTGAAGTACTTGAAGAGTCTGAAGGCGATATCGCTGGTATCAAAGGCGCTTCGATTAAAATCACTGGTGATTACGCTTACGGCACTTTGCGCACTGAGAATGGCGTGCATCGCCTAGTGCGCAAATCTCCATTCGACTCAAACGCCAAGCGCCATACCTCATTTGCCAGTGTGCAGATATTTCCAGAAGTAGACGATTCCATCGAGATTGAAATCAATCCTGCAGATTTGCGTGTAGATACTTACCGAGCCAGTGGCGCTGGTGGGCAGCATATTAACAAGACAGATTCCGCTGTGCGCATTACGCATATTCCAACGAATACGGTTGTGCAGTGTCAGAACGATAGATCTCAGCATCGCAACCGTGCCGAGGCGATGAATATGCTAAAAGCGCAGTTATACGCGCTAGAGTTGCGTAAACGTAACGAAGAAAAGCAGGCGCTGGAAGACTCCAAAACCGACATTGGTTGGGGTCACCAGATTCGTAGCTATGTACTGGATCAATCACGTATTAAAGATTTACGTACCAATGTAGAAATTGGCAACACTCAAGGCGTGCTAGATGGCGACCTTGACCCATTTATTACCGAGAGTTTGAAGCAGGGAGTATAG